The sequence ATGCGCTCGATATGCTcatatgacaaacacacacacacacacacacacacacacacacacacacacacacacacacacacacacacacacacacacacacacacacacacacacacacacacacacacacacacacacacacacacacacacacacatacacacacacacatatatatatatatatatatatatatatatatatatatatatatatatatatatatatgtgtgtgtgtgtgtgtgtgtgtgtgtgtgtgtgtgtgtgtgtgtgtatactcatctCAGATAAAAAAGTTTCTtgaataataaactttttttctggaAGACCACTTGCTTATagcgataataatgttaatgataatgataaaaatacttttgttttcaatatcattaatattttcgttatcattattattgtatccaCTCCATAGCAGTTTCCGCAGTTGTACTTCAAGTGCAGGGAAAAATTCTTCAGAGTCCTTGCGACAGAAGACAAAACATTCCCTGTTTAATCTGACGAAGGATTTGTATCCTCCTGAAGCTCCGAACACAATGGTTCTGTACCAGTGACAAAATAGTCAGTTGTATTTAGGTTTAATATTACTCACAGGAAggctatttgtaatatatatctgtaaattgtATAAGTGATATAGTATCTTATTTTATTACCAAACATGAATACAACACGCCAATgtgtctttcattttccttatcggTAATAATGAACTTTAGTGGGATTAGGAAATGGTAATTAATTTACTCTCACACATACCAAAtagagcatatacatatacatacctacatgcataaatagtaccacatgtatgtatgaattcaaacacaagcacaataatgtgtacacaaatataaaaagaaacggTGTCGCAATATATTTTCATTCCGCATATACTGTGAcagattttcattaatatatttgcctttatttttgtcctgtatgtatatatatatggatcattTCACAGTGGTACTGCCTTTGGTTTACCTTGGCTATTTTCTGCTTCACGTCTCGAAAACTACTGACAGAGACGCTGCAGTAGCAAACCTTGTGGTCAACAATTCAGTGAAGCAGTTTGGCAATTCTTACTCACATTTTAAGGATATCATTTGCATTTTTCCTGTCTTTAGTTTcatttgattttccttttataCTTTTACACGTTTCGACTTGTAGTTAAAAGCTGATTCGATGTGAATAGGACACCtgtgtttaatttttaatttctgcatacatacacacgcgttgTTTTTTTGTCCGATTTTCTTGTAGTGAAACTGAATGATCTGCCAACAATTGTAGGATGATGATATACTTCTTCACTGCAATTTCATGCGTTTCATCTTGGTCGCGACTCGTAGAAGCCTAGATAGCAGGCCATCTTGTAGTTCTGCGTTATAGGTACACTAAAAATCctcgttttcatttatttttttcgattttcgatAAGGACGGTAACTTCGTACTCGTGGTTAAAATGACATGGTTACATATATAAGAAGACTAATATATTAAGTCGTTTCTTAAGTGTATACCAAATTCAATTTGTGATTCATACTCCATTTAGCTGAACAATATGTATGAAACATCAGCCGATAAGTCTGTGTAACAGTAATTTCCAACCAATATTCCAAAGCTTGACTTTTTGAACTGggagattttattattgttatttttttcttatggggcatatgtttacacacactcacTGTAAGGCCTACATTACCAGCACACGCCATACATATAGTACTATTACTTTATACATAAATCTTATAGTAACATTACTTCCCATATACCAAATCAAGCGACATTAAGACAGCCCATAGCATCCTGACCAGACGGAATCTCTGccagttgtaccattctctccgTAACAAACTACTGCAACTGATCAAGTGGTGGCAATGGTGGGATCACCACTGTAATGAGGCTGATGAGTGGTAGCGTGCAGacaaagtcgcgtctggcacgatgcggtAATCTTGGATAGTGGTGAAGGTGTAGCAAACTCCTTGATCATAATTTTGCAGCAGTTTATTATGGAGAGAATGGTACAGCTGACTGGCAGAGATTCTGTCTGGATCAGGATGCTATGGGGCTGTCTCAGTGTCACTCACAAGGCAACCCTCTTTTATATAGGTCTACATGGGGAATTGGCAAAGGGTTGCAATGTActaagaagtagaagagaaagaatgtgtttgtgtaaacaAAGCGACGTCACAAGGCGGAAGGCCTGTAGATGTTGCATCCATTGTTGTGTCGAGTAGAGGATTTGGTATGTAGaaagtaatgtatgtataaatatatgtataaattaatagtaCTATATGTGCTGGTGGTGTAggcctcacacatacacacacatacttccatgtgtgtgtgtgtgtgtgcgtgtgtgtgtggatgtatgtatatgtatatgtatatacatgtatatgttctgTACATATTTGCATTCATGGCAGTAAGGGTTCACAGAGATACGAAAAATTGTTTTGAGGATTTTCTCAAAGTGTAAAACACTAGGGAaactttgttatatatttatgggaTTGTAATGAAACCATCatcttgataaataaatattaaatattcttaaataataaatacactgGCGAAGCTTCATTCAGTCAGTCCAGAAATAAAATCACATGCCAAGCTAAACTTATGGTTACATGTACAGAATTATATTGTCCTAAACAAGTTTCTGGGCTCACTTTTATATTATGTTGAGGATTTTACGTAATTACTAGTACACATTTGCACTATTTTTGAAATGCCTTAACCTGAAGGAAATACTTTACAAGAACTTCATCAAAGTGCTTTTATAGGAGGTAGAAATTCATGaagtttttatgtaaaaaaaaaagagagacgagattCAACCTTCCATCGATTTGTGAAAGATATATGAAAGCGTCATAAGAGTCAACGGGAGTCGACCCTAATTATCGGTGAAGCTGATGTTGAGCTTCCTTCCGATGAACTGCCACACTTTAAGGACGCTGGTGTTGATGATGTCCGTGATGGGCGTCCTGCAGGTGGGGAAAAGGCGGACGCACTCCCCGCGGCCGCCCATGAGACCGGCTCGGGACGCCTCTTGGTACAGCCAGAAGCGGTTCTTGGCGTCTTCCGTCACCGGGCCGTGCgaaggcctggggggggggggaggtttaatagggatgtttttctttgtttttattatttttagggatTAGGATTTGAAGTGGATGTTGGTGCGGATATTTCTGCTTAGGTAGTCTGTTAATTGGAATTAACAcccaaacgtacacacacacacacacatacatacacaaacacgcacgcatgcaacaaaacataaacaaacgcatgtacaaacacgcacacaaacacacacacacacacacacacacacacacacacacacacacacacacacacacacacacacacacacacacacacacacacacacacaaatataatatataccacataagACTACCTGTATTTATTCTGCAATATTGCCAATGACAAGACAACCATACATTTTATAAAGGACAAAGACGTTAAGACGAACTCACTGCAGTTCCTTGAGGAAGATGTCAGACGCTGGGAAGAAAGCCTCAGGGTCCGTCGCCAACTCGCACAGGAACTTCTGTCGACACTTCTCGTTCTCTAACTGTCGAGAGTAAATTTTAGATGTCGACAGAAAAATATGAGATACCAAGAGAGATTCTTAATTCGGAAAGGATATTGAAAGTCTAGTTACTGAATgtgtagaaaaaaagtaaattataaggaaaaaagatatatatatatatatatatatattatatatatatatatatatatatatatatatatactatatatatactatatctatatctatatctatatatatatatatatatatatatatatatatatatatatatatatatatatatatatatatatatatatatatatatatatatatatatatacacacacacacacatatgcattcccATCTTTTCCGGTGGCAATTAAGGTGGCGCGCGGCGTCTCGCGACACCCAAATCCTGTCTCGTGATCGGAGGCGAGACAGGCCGCAAGCTCCGCCCACTGCTGTGACGTAATGGGAATGGCCGCGGTTGACGGCTAGCTGTTTTACTGTGTTGGTTATTTTTTCGATTGGTACATAGTAATTTGGAATATAGCATCCTAGATGGATTTTGATATCTTATGGTGGGTTATACCGTGATACAGATACCCAATATAAGCACGAATttgcacgaaaaaaaaacgaaataagagGAATGCATCTGGCAACCCGATAAATGTTTACCACCTATTCAGTTCCTGTTTCGTGAGAGGTGTCGCGTAACCCGTAATTGTCGGAAAAGACGGctcatatatgaacacaaacaaacgcagtaacgcgtacacaaagatgaaaaggaaaacagccaaaaTAAGAAATGACATTAAATTTCGAACTCCCTTAGACTTCATCATCAGACGGATATTTTTTTGTCTGATGtggaacacacacagacacacacacacacacacacacacacacacacacacacacacacacacacacacacacacacacacacacacacacacacacacacacacacacacacacacacacacacacacacacacacacacacaattatatatgtgtgtgagtgtgtatatatatatatatatatatatatatatatatattatatgtgtgtgtgtgtgtgtgtgtgtgtgtgtgtgtgtgtgtgtgtgtacacatatatatgtatacacacacacgcacacacacacacacacacacacacacaacacacacacaacacacacacacacacacacacacacacacacacacaccacacacacacacacacacacacacacatatatatatatatatatatatatattatatatatatatatatatatatatatatatatatatatatatatatatatatatatatgcgcgcatgcgcgcgcgtggtgtgtatatacatatatatgtgtaacacacacacacacacacacacacacacacacacacacacacacacacacacacacacacacacacacacacacacacacacacacacacacacacacacacacacacacacacacacacacacatggactaTTCGATTCCATAAATGTATTTCAACTAAAGGTTAAACTGTGGGATCAATattgaatgaaagagagggaaaagccaATAAAATATGAATCAGTCAttagaaaaaacaatatattttattagtgaTAATTAGTAATGCCTGTACCAttgtaaggaagaaaaaaaaaaaaaaataaataaatgggaatACTTTTCCAGACAGCcgaaaatttattgaaaaaactaTAAAGTCTGAGAATAATTAttctaaacaaatataaaaattatagtttttttatggcAAGTTCCAATTTTTCAGGGAATCTTGCTAATTTCCTAATTTCTCACTCGTTCGCGGCACAGGTGCCATTTCGTTTACAACTACGCAACTGTGAAATAACGGTAAAAAAGTTAACCTAGCATTGAACTGATTCTCGTAAATTCGTCTCCtgttaggggaaaaagggagctAGGATCTGTGAAGATGCGGAAGAATGAGGAACCAATTATGACGGAAACGGACATGCTTGTAACAGGAAGAAGTATAGGCCGACAGAGGATAAGGCGGAGGGATGTGGTTACGCGTGACTGAAGGGGCGCTGAATTCagtgaggggagaggcgaggcaTCTGAAGATCGAAGATTAGAACAGCTGTTCTTACAATAACATCGGGATGTGGAGATAAGATcgtaaaaaaattgtaattgcTTTTTCTGAAGACATTGTGTGGTTTATTTGTcttctaatagaaaaaaaagtgtatttaaaaGGCTTTATCTAAGCAAGTATCTGAATAAGTTTGTTTCCTGCAATTTCATCAAATACACGGGGGTAAATAAAGATATTCCCTGAAAGACTGTAATCAAAAACAAATATCTGTATATCATGTATCTGGGAAAGTGGCTTTAAACCTTTGCGCGACGGAATGTGATGTCTAcatattcaaagaaaaaagaactcgCGTCAATGAAACTTCCAAATTGATACAACGATTTTTGTTGCCTATACGCACAAAATTCATTAGAACTCGAATGTGTTCCGAACGCCAAAGAATGCGAATGAAATGAaaatcctttctatttttcttctcttcttttttaaagtaTCTAGATCGAATTAAATAGCCGTCTAGCGAATgcgatgatggtagtgataatattaCTCACCGTAgcacgaagaaaaaagaaacatgacGAACCTTGAGGTAAGAGAAATACGCCCGGAGCTTGTTGGCCTCCACCAGGTAGTGTGGGTCGTCGAAGAGGCCCTCAAGATCACCGTGAAGCTCCTCCTCAGCTCTCCAGGACGTCGAGAAGGACCTCCCGCGCATCAGGTTGAGGGACGGGAGAGCCAGGGAGATCGGGACGTTGAGAAGGGCGGCTGTGGGAGAAGGGGCGGTTTGAGAGGACACGTTTGAAGGCGTCCGGACACGCGAGGaaatagttctctctctctccttttcctttttttcttttcttcttcttctttctttgtctttactttttttttcggtttttttttttcttctcccttctttctctttcctcttttctattttttttttcttcctctctcttttcctttctcttcacccccccccctctctctctctctctctctctctctcctctctctctctctctctctctctctctctctctctctctcccctctctctctctctctctttctctctctcctctctctctcctctctctttctctctctttctctctcattctcgctctttctctcttcccccccgctctctctctctctctctctcttcttctctctctcttttttttctcttctctctctctttttctcttctctctctcttctctcttttctctttttctcttctctttctctctctttcctctctctctctctctctcgttctctcttctctcgttctctctctctctcgttctctctctctctcgttctctctctctctcgttctctctctctctctctctcctttaccctacTGACCTATGGTGATCGGAGCCTCGGCGTTGATGTAGATGTATCTCGCCTCCGCCTCAGCCTCCGCCACAGCCTCCTTCACGGCCGTCGCTGCCGCCGCCGTCAGCGCCACCGTCAGCACAACGAACGACCTTAGGTGTATATATCAGGTCAGCTCTTGCTTTGCAATTACAATTTTTTGCACATTTTGATGAGATTTCTGATTCTTGTTATACTGAGAGTAAAAAATTATCTtgacctctcctttttttcttttgtatcttttgGGGTCGAAGCATTCGTTGGTTCGCTGAGTCGGATTTCTAAGGTTCTGTTAACTAATCCTcccttattattggtatttttgtcttatttgaATACTTATAGAAACTCTTGTGTAATGGTCATTATAAGGCCAAAGTCCTATTGCTCAAGATGTTGGATCGCATTAatagctgttatttttattattattattattattattattattattattattattatcattattatcattgttataatggtaattataataataatattgataataataataatagtaacaataacaacaacaataataataataatgataatcataatgataataataataataataataataataataataataataataataataataacaataattattattctcattgttattattatcattactattaccatgataaatattatcacattattgtaattattattgatattgatattttacctgtcattattattattgcccttgttatcattattattattattattattattattattattattattattattattattgttattatcattattattaatctcattattatcattatcatcaatatttctattactattactattattatcattttgattattatcataactactattattatcattattactaatcatcagtatcactcttataattaatacaatttttcactgttatcatgaaattgcacatatgcataaatgtgttcGTTTTTCCACCTGAATTTTAAATGTGtttatttgcccttttttttttaaatgcaatcCACCTTTGGAGATCCTATGCACGGCTATACATACTCAGCTACTCACCACATTTTGCAGCAGGAgagggaacacacacacgcacgatcaCGAGGATTTGGTTACAACAAGCAGGGAAATACTGGAGGGAATTATATACTCCTTCTTGCCCCGCCCACTCTAAGCCCCGCCCCTCTCAGTTACACCTGTCTCTTTCCTGTTCATCTTTCGACTTCTCTGTTTCATTCTCCACCTAgcgtttctgtttctttctctttattcttctctgttttggcccctcttttctgttttccattgtCTGGTCTTGCTTCCCTTCAATATTTGAATATTCAACTCCTcgcaagattattattatttatttatttatttatttatttatctattattatttacttattttttatttcattttattttattttttgataatccAGCTCCTCTCCAGCTGATTCCTTCGTTTTAGtttttatctttccattttttcttcacgcttctttctcacttttctccttctccttctccttctcttcttcctttcctccttctaatgtctcttgctcttgttcttcttgttgttgtttgttttttcccctcacttccttttatttttgttctttttttcccttttctctcttcgtattCTCCTCTTAAATCAtcgttctctttcctcctcctcttcctgcaccacctcctcatctcctcattcttattctcattttttctcctcctcctcctcgacctcctcgtcttcctcgtcctcttcgccctcctcctcctcctcctcgtcttcctcctcgccatctcgtcctcctcctcgtcttccctcttctcttcgaccttctcctcgtcctcctcctcctctcccttcttctcttcaacctcatcctcgtcttcctcctcctcgtcctcttcgcccttctcgtcttcttccttttcctctaccctactcctcctcctccacctcgccctcctccctcgccctcctcttcgtcctcctcttcgccctcctcttcgtccttctcctcgccctcctATTCGTCCTCCTAATCGttcccctcctcgtcttcctcctcgatctcctcctcgtcctcctcttcgtcctcctcctcctcctcctcttcttcctcttcctcctcctcgccctcctcctcgtcctcctcctcgccctcctcctcctcctcctcctcgctctcctcctcaccctcctccatcACCCGCTAATGACTAAGTTATCACGTGTGTCTTATCTTTTATCCTTCCCTTTGAAAACCGTTACCTCCTACCTAATGACCCATGGCAGGCGAGACCCAGCCCAGGCCTGCGGGTGGATAATGTCCTGGTCTTTCCTCTCCTGGTTTGGGCGAACACAGGAGCtaactaaagcaaaaaaaaagggaaggaaggaaaatggaataaTAGCAGGAGTGATTTGAGATtttaataaagaagaataaaaaaaaagaaagaaaaaaaaacagagaactggaataaaatcataatcttcatctctctttctcccaacgAGAGTCACATGCACAAACACGAAGGCGAATTCgaattgaaaaatgaaagaaagaaagaaagatagaaagaaagaaagaaggaaaaataagtatgatccccttccccccccaacgaaaaaacaacagcaaagagCATTAATCGGTTTTCTTATAGACACACTTACGCGTTATCACTCTTGATAACTGATAGGGAAAacgccaagtaaaaaaaaaaaaaaaaaaaaaaaaacgcatctaattttttttttacctttttttttatcagccgataaatgtgtaaataaaacaaaatgagtgAAATGGCGGGAAAATGTTTACCATTTGTCTCCTCTTTTTTAAGTCTCATTCCggtgatggatagatggatagatggatagatggatagatggatggatggatggatggatggacggacggacggatgaaGGCTCAGACCAAAAGTAAGACGTGAAGGTCACGGAAATGGCTAATTTCCTGTAATTAATTGGAGTTAAATAAAGatgcacggagagagagagtgagagagagaggagagagagaaagagagagagagagagagagagagagagagagagagagagagagagagagagagagagagagagagagagagagagaagagagagagagagagagagagagagagagagaaatgaataggtGGATGAACGTACTgacggggagaagaaagagatagagtgagaaggaaggagagaaacagaaagagggagacgcggaaggaaaagaaggaagatagagaaagagagagagaaagagagagagagagagagagagagagagagagagagagagagagagagagagagagagagagagagagagatggatattgagttttattgtaaatgaagataattatcataattgctgtCACTATTATACGCTATTATTGTCAGTTTTATTATGatgctgattattatttttttttaccttttatcattatcatcattgtgttgcttcttgttgttgttgttattattattgttattattattattttattattattctattattattaatattattattattattattattattattattattatcaatgtttttaatattactatcaatgtttttaatattatcatcgtcattgttatcataattattattgttattaatatcaacatcatgattatcattatcatttcaccattattcattattgtcattattattactctcattattattcattattgttgctgttgttatagttattcttatcattattattaatgtcattatattattgttatgaattttatgattattgttattattatttctttagttatccttatttttaccataatcattatcaactttactattattttcattattttattcttattatcattatttgtatcattatcatttttattatcatcatcttcattatcactattgttcttatcctcattattataattgtcattgttactataatttttcttctcattattatcgttattattattatcatttctatgattactatcatcatcatcatcattattattattattactattattattattattattattattattattattattattattattattattttattattaataatatcatcatcattattattatcattagtaggtgtagtagtatcatcaatattataatcatcgttattgttcttattatcgttatcattataattaacgtaatcattattattatcattattatttctattattgttttcattgatattatcattattattatattattattattattattattattattattagtagtagtagtagtagtagtagtagtattactgatgttattatcattattatcactattatcattataataataataataatagtagtaataataataataataataattgttatcattattattattattattattattattattattattattattattattattattattattattattattattattattattattattattattattattattattattattattattattataattattattatcattattattattattattattattattattattattagcattagcattatagcattcttatcattaataatatctttgttgctgttgttatagttTGTAGTGGCAGcagaaatgatgatagtaaggataatgactACAACCATACTGATATCATAaccgtcattactatcattactgttgttcctATTATTctgttgataatcataatgatgattatcattactatcaccactgtcact comes from Penaeus monodon isolate SGIC_2016 chromosome 5, NSTDA_Pmon_1, whole genome shotgun sequence and encodes:
- the LOC119573116 gene encoding uncharacterized protein LOC119573116, whose protein sequence is MWSFVVLTVALTAAAATAVKEAVAEAEAEARYIYINAEAPITIAALLNVPISLALPSLNLMRGRSFSTSWRAEEELHGDLEGLFDDPHYLVEANKLRAYFSYLKLENEKCRQKFLCELATDPEAFFPASDIFLKELQPSHGPVTEDAKNRFWLYQEASRAGLMGGRGECVRLFPTCRTPITDIINTSVLKVWQFIGRKLNISFTDN